From the genome of Pectobacterium atrosepticum:
AAATTACGCGCCACTTCCGTCAGAATGGCGGCACCCGATGCGTTGTCATCCAGCCCTTGTAGCGTTGGCCGCCCGAAGAAGGTATCAAAGTGCGCCCCGGTAATGATGTATTCGCTGCTCAACCCGACATTAGAGGCCAGCACGTTCTGTGACGAACGTGTCGTGCCACCTGCCGTCCAGGAAAAATCCTGCCTGACTGTGCTATAGCCGGGTGCCATACGCTGCGTCATCCAGTCCGCCGCACCAACAAAATTTGCCGTATCGCGATAGCGCCCCGGATAATCATTAATGAGCGTATCCACGGTCTCTCGCGCATAGTCACCATAATCATAAGCCCAGGCCGGTACACATAAACACGCCATCCCTACCGCAACAGCTACTTGCTTCAACATACACCCCACTCCCTTTTCTCGTTATATACACGTAATACTTCAAGCTGCATGTGCGTTGGCTGCGTTCAAATCTGCTCCAGGCAAATTTGTCACCCGAATCACTTACCTGAGATGATCAAGAACAGCACCAGAGGAACCTTATTTAGGTCATGTGTTTGTTAAAGAAAGAAAAATAGCAGCAATATTCATTCCAAGACTATGGAATAGAAGAAAATATGATGAAATGTGTCAAAAAGCAGCAAATAGAAAGGAAGTTATCAGAATTGTGTAATGCTGATTAATCATAGGGTTAATCATGAATTAGCCTGACTTCATCAGGAGACGGGTAAATGACGAGCAGGGAAGAAAAAAGGTGATGGTGGCTCGACAGGTTTGATGAAGGTGCAATGAGGATGTGATGAAGATACTTTTATGAGGATACAACACGATCAAAAAGGGCAAAACACGCACCGAAAACGATCGTTTACAGCGCGCGATTGCCCATTTCTGTAGGAAATTTAAACATAAACGTTAAGCTGGTTAGTTGCCGTTGGGCGATTCACCCCATCTGCTATGGGTGCTTTAAAGACCGAGCCGCTATTTTCATACGCTGTCCGCGTTCGAGTAGAAGCGTCCTGATTAGGGTAACCAGACAGCTGCGACGAACGGGAAATACCTTGGACATAATCCAGTTTGTCAGGCGTGGCGTAATATGACACTGGAGAAACTAAGTTGAGACCAATCATTTTTCTTCCCCCTTATTCATCTCATCTGCCAGTAAAACTTACCTTGCTTATTACTGAGTATAGAACAGTCAAACAGGGGGAATATGTAAGGTTTTGTCTGAAAAAACGCCGCTAACGAGCCCTTATAAGGGGAAAGATAAGGCCAACAATCATTTTTATTTACTATCAAACACTTATTTGTTTTTCTCCCACGTACGCAGGCGTCCGGCCGCATTTTTATAAGGCGCGGCGGTATTGAACTGAATCATTCGACCACGCGTCCACTTGCCGTACCAGCCTTCGCCATAGAGCTGTTCATCGGTATAGCGTTCAACCAATGCGATGAGTGCTAATTTATTCGCGGCAAGCAGCGCGATCAGTTCCGCCCAATCGGTAATAGGGGCATAATCCTGATAGAATTTTTGTGCCAGCAGGCCAAGCTGATTCCATTTATAACCGGCCTCAGGGAAATCAATGGTTTTACCCTGCTCTTCGTCCTCATGCCATTTCAACACCACATTGCCCCAGCCCAGCAAATACGCCACCAGATTTGCCGGGCTCATCTGCGTCCCCTGCGCATGTCCTGCCATTTCTGGCGAGAACGCTCGCTCTGCAGGCACTGCGTCAATTTTCTTCATTAATAGCGTGAACTGACTGTTGATCGCCTTAATCAAGGCCTCCTTGCTCTCCGGCACCGCCATCGCATAACCTCACTTTTCTACCAGACAGCATCAGGTTACTGTCCACATGGCGGCCCGGCGGTGTCATTGCTCACATTTCTAATCATTACTCACGCTGCTAGCCGTTGTTCAGCGTTGCGCCAACAGCCGGATAGACGCCTCACGCTCACGGGGTGATGTCACGGGCGTATGGATAATGAACTCATCTACGCCAAAGCGCTGATGATAGTTCTCCAGACGCTGATGAATATCTTCCGGCGTACCGTAAAGCACATGGCGTGGCTCCTGCTCAATACGGAAATCCGTCACGCCTGCCTGTCGAACGAAATTTTCTGCCTGTTCCTGACTTCCAACCGTTAGCGGCGGCTTGTTTTCAATATAAACCTTATAGTTATGCTGCGTGCTGGCCAGCGCTTCCGCATCCTCATGACGTTCGGCGGCAATCACCGACAGCGATAGCAACGTATGTGCACTGGCTGGCTTCAATTCCCGATAGCTCAAGAGTGATTCTGCCAGCAGCGTTTCGCTGGCGTTAATGAACCCAGCGAACACGAAATTCCAGCCAAGCGATGCCGCTAATCTCGCACTATCCTGACTGGCCCCTAGCAGAAAGCGCTGTGGCGCATGTTCCGGCAGCGGTGTCGCATTCAGACGATCGACCGTATCGTCATTGCTACCGAGAAAACGATTGAGCTGATGTAATTTCTCCGTGAAGGCGACCCGCTGCGCTTCACCGATTTCCTGCTGTAACGCCCGTGTCGCAAGTGGCAACCCGCCCGGCGCTTTACCGATACCCAAATCTACACGTCCGCCTGCCAACGCGCTGATGACATGGAAATTCTCCGCGACTTTATACGGGCTGTAATGCTGTAACATCACGCCGCCGGAGCCAATGCGCAGCGTTGTCGTATGCGCCAACAGCCAGGTGATCAAGACCTCGGGAGACGACCCCGCCAGCTCATCGGAATTATGATGTTCGGAAACCCAAAAGCGGTAATAGCCAAGCGCTTCCGCCACTTTCGCCAACGACACGGTTTGTGCCAACGCCTGCGCCGCGCTCATTCCTTCGGCGATAGGGCTTTGATCTAATAAACTGAGCTTATATCCCACGATGTTTCCTTATTTTCAGCGGCTATCCGTTAGCACTATTCATAGTAATAAATAGTCATAACCAAAAAACAGAAATAGCAAAAAAACCGAATAAGAAGAATGTTGCATAACGGTGTTAAAAATAAATATCAATAATGAGTTTTGTTAGCAGAAATATTCATAATACATGAATACAAAAAACGCCATCATAAAAAGACATGAAATATAACCAGACGGTATTTATCCATTTAGTTGCTATCGGCTACCTTTATCATGTTTACATTTTGTTAAGGAGGTGTATTGATATGGCTGAATCTATCCCCTGTTGTGATACGTCATTTGATCAACAGTTAATTAACTGGCGACGGCACTTGCATCAGTACCCAGAATTGTCCAATCAGGAACACCAAACCACCGCGCACATTACCCGCTGGCTACAAGAAAAAGACATCCGCCTGCTGCCCCTTGCGTTAACCACCGGCGTCGTTGCCGAAATTGGTCACGGCAGCGGTCCGACGATTGCGCTACGCGCTGATATTGATGCGCTGCCGATTGAAGAACTGGTCGATGTCGGCTTTCGCTCTCAAAATGCAGGCGTCATGCATGCCTGCGGACATGACTTCCACACCGCAGTGATGCTCGGCGCTGCCTGTTTGCTGAAAAAACGTGAACATGCCTTACCGGGTAAAATCAGGCTGTTTTTCCAACCGGCAGAAGAGGTATCTACCGGAGCTAAACAGATCATTCGTGCGGGGGCACTCGCCGATGTGGCCGCCATTTTCGGCCTGCACAATGCGCCCGAACTCCCCGCAGGCACCTTCGCCACACGCAGCGGGCAGTTCTATGCCAACGTGGATCGCTTCGCCATTCACATTACAGGCAAAGGCGCGCACGCCGCCAAGCCGGAACAGGGTATCGACAGCATCGTCACCGCCTGTAATATCGTCAATGCACTGCAAACGTTGCCCAGCCGCAGCTTCAGTTCGCTGGAGTCGCTGGTCATCAGCGTCACGCGAATTCAGGGCGGCAACACCTGGAACGTACTACCGCAAACGGTAGAATTGGAAGGAACGGTTCGTACTTACAATGCCGCGATTCGTGCAGAAATACCGGAGCGTATTGAACAACTGATCGGCGGAATTGCCCTTGCTTTGGGCGCAAAAGCGGAACTCAAATGGTATCCCGGCCCGCCAGCGGTCGTGAATACCAGCGAATGGGCCGATTTCAGCAAACAAATTGCCCGAGACGCAGGTTATCAGGTAGAAAATGCCGAACTGCAAATGAGCGGCGAGGACTTTGCCCTTTACCTTCAGGAAGTGCCGGGCACGTTCGTCAGCATTGGCTCAAACAGCGAATTTGGCCTGCATCACCCTCAGTTCAACCCAGATGAAAGCGCGATTGCGCCTGCATCACGCTACTTTGCACAGCTAGCGGAAGCCGCACTGCATCGCTTGCGCACCACGAAAGTTACACCACCACAGGCAGTCCTGTCCTCATCGTGATCGTTGACTTATAAAAATCCCTCCGTCCGGTCAATCCGGCGGAGGGGACTCCCTCAATAATTCGCGTTAGAAAGAGAGCAAAAACCCTATTTTCAGAACGAAAACGGGGGTAATGGAATAGAAGAGTAAAGCGTCCGCGCCAAGGATGGCGCGGCTCGAGCTTACAAGGACGTACTTGCAGCGTCTTTACGATCTATCCATTACCACCGCTCGACGCACTTTGTCTGCAACATCAACTCATATAGATGGCTTAACATATAGTCGATGAATTTCATTACCCGCGAACAGCGTGATAACCACGGGAAAAATACACCAGACCATCGGTACTTTCGCCCTGCTTAATCGCTAACACTCTGCAAATAAAGATATCGTGCGTCGCCGCGCTCACCACTTCCTCAACCCGGCAGTCAAATGCAACCAGCGCATCTTGCAACACCGGTGAACCCGTGTGTAACACGCCCCACTTCGCCGCAGCAAACCGTTCTTCCGTAGACGACCGACTCCCAAACAGCGACGACAGCGCTTCATGATGTGCCGCCAACGTATTAACGCATAAATGTTCATTCACCTGAAACGTGGGATACACCGATGAACCACGATTCAGACACACCAGCAGCGTGCCGGGCGTGTCGCTAACGCTTGATACAGCCGACGCGGTAAACCCAGCCTTACCTGCCGGACCATCGGTGGTAACGATATTAACCGCCGCGCTCAACTTTGCCATTGCATCGCGAAACGCCTGCCGGTCAACGGCGCTAACCGCCGCAGAGGGAACGGCGTCATTCACGGTTACGCGTCGTTCAGCTGTCAAATCAGACATTACATTCTTCCTTTAGATACGGCGAGAGACATGGCTATTAACATCATACTAACAAAATAAGCCGCGCCATCATCTGAAATTTTTGAATTTCATTATCCATTTTTGTTGTTTTACATCACACCTCGCCTCATCAATAGTGAAAACACGCTATTAACGTCCCATTAACCTTTCATTGAATGCGTGAATGCCTATTAATGGCTTATTTATTGACAGCCGATTTTATTGATGGACTGTGTTCACTTTCATGGAAGTTAGCTCAATTAATAACAAGCACATTCAATTAATAACAAGGTTTATAATAATGAGTAAAAAACAAACATCCTCAAATCGACAATTAAGACTAGGTTTAATATTACAAGGTGCGGCGGGAAATATGTCCGCGTGGCGACATAAAAACGTCGTACCGGATGCCAGCATTAATTTTGGTTTTGTGCTAGATGCGGTGAAGAAAGCCGAACTGGGCAAGTTTGATTTTGTCTTCGTGGCAGATGGTCTGTATATCAATGAAAAATCTATCCCACATTTTCTCAACCGTTTTGAGCCGTTGACGCTACTGTCCGCACTGGCTACCGTCACCAGCCATATTGGCCTGGTCGGCACACTCTCGACGTCGTATTCCGAACCCTTTACCACCGCCCGACAGTTCGCCAGCCTCGACCATCTCAGCAACGGTCGCGCGGGCTGGAACGTGGTGACATCGCCATTAGAAGGATCGGCGAAAAATTTTTCCCGTGAGCAGCACCCAGAACACGCGCTGCGCTACCGTATTGCCGATGAATTCCTTCAGGTAACAAAAGGCCTGTGGGATTCCTGGGAAGACGACGCCTTTATTCGTGACAAATCAAGCGGGCAGTTCTTCGACCCTGAGAAGCTGCACACGCCGAATCATCAAGGGGAATTCTTCTCGGTACAGGGCCCGCTGAATATTGGCCGCTCTGCGCAGGGTCGCCCAATTGTGTTTCAGGCTGGCGCGTCTGAGGACGGGCAAAAGCTTGCCGCCAAACACGCCGATGCCATCTTCACCCATCAACACACGCTGGAAGACTCGCAGCGTTATTACCGCGAGGTGAAGCAGAAGCTGGAAGAAAACGGTCGCCACGCCGATCAGCTGCACGTCTTCCAAGGCGTCAGCGTGATTGTCGGCAACGATGCAGAAGACGTCGAGCGCCAGTATCAGGAAACTGCACAGCTGGTCACGATTAAGGACGCGCTAAATTATCTGGGCCGCTACTTTGAGCACTATGACTTCTCACAGCATCCGCTGGATGAGCCCTTCCCCGATATCGGCGAACTGGGGAAAAACAGCTTCCGCAGCACCACCGATGAAATCAAACGCAACGCGCAGGAAAAAGGCTTAACGCTGCGACAAGTCGCGCTGGAAGCGGCGTCACCCCGCCCGGTATTCAGCGGCACGCCCGAGCAGGTGGCGGATGGCTTACAGCTCTGGTTTGAGAATGGTGCGGCAGACGGCTTCATTATTCAGGGCGGCACGCCAGATACGCTCAACCACTTTGTCGATCGCGTCGTCCCACTGCTGCAACAGCGCGGATTATTCCGTCAGGAATATCCCGGCTACACGCTGCGGGAAAATCTGGCGCTGGACTATCCGGTGAATCAATTCACGCGCTAATTCGCGCAACAGGAGATTCACCGTGAAGCATCCCAATTTTATCACTGTAACCGGTCTGGCTACGCTACTGAGCGCCACGCTGGCAGCAAACGTGCAGGCACAAGACGCGGGATTCGTCAGCCGTATCGATCTCAAGGCCAATCAGGTTCCCATTCGTACTGATAAAAACGCCGAGGCTATCGCGCAAATCCCGGCTAATTTCAAATTCGTTACGCCGGGTAAACTGACGATTGCCGTTTCGGCGCTCAGTTCACCACCGCTGTCTCTGCTGGCTGACGACAACAAAACAATTGTCGGCAGCGATGCCGACATCGCACGGCTAGTGGCGGACAGTCTCGGGCTGGATCTGAAACTGGTGCCTGCCTCTTGGGAAGATTGGCCGCTGGGCATTACGGCGGGGAAATACGATGCCGCTATTTTTAATATCGCCGTAACGAAGCTGCGCAAAGAGAAGTTCGATTTCGCCACCTACCGCATTGATACGCTGGGTTTCTACGTGAAATCGACCAGCAAAATTACCGCAATCAACAAACCGGAAGACGTGGCGGGCCTGAAAGTGATTGTCGGCTCCGGCACCAATCAGGAAAACATTCTGCTGGGCTGGGATCGGCAAAACCACGCTAACGGCCTCGCCCCCGAACAGCCTGTCTACGTTACCGACGATGCCGCCGCCAATTTGAGCATCCAGTCCGGGCGTGTCGATGCGTTTTTCGGTCCGCACTCCATCGGCGCTTATAAAGCGGCGTTAACAGGCAAAACGCGCATGGTAGGCAAAGGCCCGACTGTCGCTTATGTCGCGGTCACCACGCAAAAAGGTAACGGTTTGGCGCAGCCAATCAGCACCGCCATCAATGGCGCGATCCACAACGGTAGCTATGCGCAGGTGCTGGATCGCTGGGGTGAAGACGATGAAAAGATCACACAGTCCGTGGTGAATCCGCCGGGTATCGGCGATTAATAAAAGTGACACGTTCTTTAAAGTGACACGTTCTTTAAAGTGACATGTTCTTAAAAGTGACGGCGTCACCATAACAACCTGCAAGGGAAAGACAAATGCAAAAACAGATCGCCTACATCATCGCACATTCGGCCGCGACACCTCGCGTGCTTCCCTCGCTTCTGACAAGGCTACTGACGGGATCGCTGCTGCTCGGCACGCTGTCCGTAACGACTATCGCGCAGGCGGCTATCGACCTGAAAACCAATCAGCAACCGATCCATGCGCCGAAGAATGTGGACGCTATCGCACAGATTCCGGCTGATTTTAAATTTGTCACGCCGGGTAAATTCACCGTCGCGATTGCCACATTGGGATCGTCACCCCCGCTGGCCTTTCTGGCTGACGACAACAAAACTGTAGTGGGCAGCGAACCGGATATTGCCCGACTGGTAGCAGACAGCCTTGGTCTGGAACTAAACATCGTTCCCACCTCATGGGAAGACTGGCCACTCGGCGTAGCCTCCGGCAAATATGATGCCGCCATTATCAATATTACCGTCACCAAAGAACGTAAAGAAAAGTTCGATTTCGCCACTTATCGCATCGACTCACTCGGCTTCTATGTGAAATCCACCAGTAAAATTCAGTCCATCAAGGAAGCGAAAGACATTGCTGGATTGAAAATTATCGTCGGCTCCGGCACCAATCAGGAAGCCGTGCTGCTGGCGTGGGATAAACAGAATCGCGCTAACGGCCTACCCGCCTTTCAGCCCATTTATGTCACGGACGATGCTGCGGCCAACCTGAGCCTGCAATCCGGTCGTTCTGATGCCTATTTCGGTCCAAACGTGATCGGCGCCTACAAGGCAGAGCTAACTGGAAAGGTTAAGCATGTCGGCACGGTAAACGGCGGTTACCCCAACGTTGCACATATCGCGGTCACCACGCGCAAAAGCAGCGGATTGGTACAGCCGATTAATACGGCGTTGAACGGTGTGATTAAAAGCGGTGAATACGACAAAGTGCTGAGCCGCTGGGGAGAAAGCATTGGGCGTATCGAGCGTTCAGAAATCAATCCGCCGGGACTGGGCGATTAATCCCGCTTTATGGCTATCGCGACGCTATAAGCGAAACGCAATAGTTACCGATAGCCCGCGTATCCCCTAATGAATCAGGAGCATGCAATGTCCGACGATATCTTCATTGTTACCCAGCCCGAGGATCCTATCGTGGCCCCTATTATCGACGGCCTGTTCGCGGAATATGAGCAGCGTTATGGTGATTTTTTCGGTGAGCGGGAAAGCGACCCACCGGGAATCTACCAGCAGCCGCACGGCATTTTTATTGCGCTGCTGCGTCAAGGTATCCCCATCGCCACGGGGGCGTTTAAACGCTACGACAGCACTACCGCCGAGATTAAACGGGTATGGACGGATAATTCACTGCGCCGTCAGGGGCTCGCGGGGAAAGTGATGCATGAGCTGGAGCAACACGCTCGACGATCAGGCTATCTGCATTTTTTCCTGACCACCGGTTTCCGTCAACCTGAAGCGGTGCGCTTATACCTGAGCCACGGTTATACCCCTCAGTTCGATACCACCATCGATCCGGTGACCTATAGCCTCCCACCTTACGACGGGCGTTTACCGTTTAAGAAAGCGCTGTTCGAAACGGCGACACCACGGGTTACGCGGCAAACGGAAGTCGATCTTATCACCCGCCATTTGAAAGTGTGTTGACCCTTACGCACCAGTAACAACCCTATGCGCTAACCACAAAACGACATTTTTCAGCATCACATTCAAATGGTATCGATCATGACGCAATCTCTCCAAACATCGTCTCAGCAGCCACCGCTGAGTCAGGCGCAGGAACCACCGTTGAACATTGTTCCGGCGCG
Proteins encoded in this window:
- a CDS encoding ClbS/DfsB family four-helix bundle protein, producing MAVPESKEALIKAINSQFTLLMKKIDAVPAERAFSPEMAGHAQGTQMSPANLVAYLLGWGNVVLKWHEDEEQGKTIDFPEAGYKWNQLGLLAQKFYQDYAPITDWAELIALLAANKLALIALVERYTDEQLYGEGWYGKWTRGRMIQFNTAAPYKNAAGRLRTWEKNK
- a CDS encoding LLM class flavin-dependent oxidoreductase encodes the protein MGYKLSLLDQSPIAEGMSAAQALAQTVSLAKVAEALGYYRFWVSEHHNSDELAGSSPEVLITWLLAHTTTLRIGSGGVMLQHYSPYKVAENFHVISALAGGRVDLGIGKAPGGLPLATRALQQEIGEAQRVAFTEKLHQLNRFLGSNDDTVDRLNATPLPEHAPQRFLLGASQDSARLAASLGWNFVFAGFINASETLLAESLLSYRELKPASAHTLLSLSVIAAERHEDAEALASTQHNYKVYIENKPPLTVGSQEQAENFVRQAGVTDFRIEQEPRHVLYGTPEDIHQRLENYHQRFGVDEFIIHTPVTSPREREASIRLLAQR
- a CDS encoding amidohydrolase, whose amino-acid sequence is MAESIPCCDTSFDQQLINWRRHLHQYPELSNQEHQTTAHITRWLQEKDIRLLPLALTTGVVAEIGHGSGPTIALRADIDALPIEELVDVGFRSQNAGVMHACGHDFHTAVMLGAACLLKKREHALPGKIRLFFQPAEEVSTGAKQIIRAGALADVAAIFGLHNAPELPAGTFATRSGQFYANVDRFAIHITGKGAHAAKPEQGIDSIVTACNIVNALQTLPSRSFSSLESLVISVTRIQGGNTWNVLPQTVELEGTVRTYNAAIRAEIPERIEQLIGGIALALGAKAELKWYPGPPAVVNTSEWADFSKQIARDAGYQVENAELQMSGEDFALYLQEVPGTFVSIGSNSEFGLHHPQFNPDESAIAPASRYFAQLAEAALHRLRTTKVTPPQAVLSSS
- a CDS encoding FMN reductase produces the protein MSDLTAERRVTVNDAVPSAAVSAVDRQAFRDAMAKLSAAVNIVTTDGPAGKAGFTASAVSSVSDTPGTLLVCLNRGSSVYPTFQVNEHLCVNTLAAHHEALSSLFGSRSSTEERFAAAKWGVLHTGSPVLQDALVAFDCRVEEVVSAATHDIFICRVLAIKQGESTDGLVYFSRGYHAVRG
- a CDS encoding LLM class flavin-dependent oxidoreductase codes for the protein MSKKQTSSNRQLRLGLILQGAAGNMSAWRHKNVVPDASINFGFVLDAVKKAELGKFDFVFVADGLYINEKSIPHFLNRFEPLTLLSALATVTSHIGLVGTLSTSYSEPFTTARQFASLDHLSNGRAGWNVVTSPLEGSAKNFSREQHPEHALRYRIADEFLQVTKGLWDSWEDDAFIRDKSSGQFFDPEKLHTPNHQGEFFSVQGPLNIGRSAQGRPIVFQAGASEDGQKLAAKHADAIFTHQHTLEDSQRYYREVKQKLEENGRHADQLHVFQGVSVIVGNDAEDVERQYQETAQLVTIKDALNYLGRYFEHYDFSQHPLDEPFPDIGELGKNSFRSTTDEIKRNAQEKGLTLRQVALEAASPRPVFSGTPEQVADGLQLWFENGAADGFIIQGGTPDTLNHFVDRVVPLLQQRGLFRQEYPGYTLRENLALDYPVNQFTR
- a CDS encoding transporter substrate-binding domain-containing protein, with product MKHPNFITVTGLATLLSATLAANVQAQDAGFVSRIDLKANQVPIRTDKNAEAIAQIPANFKFVTPGKLTIAVSALSSPPLSLLADDNKTIVGSDADIARLVADSLGLDLKLVPASWEDWPLGITAGKYDAAIFNIAVTKLRKEKFDFATYRIDTLGFYVKSTSKITAINKPEDVAGLKVIVGSGTNQENILLGWDRQNHANGLAPEQPVYVTDDAAANLSIQSGRVDAFFGPHSIGAYKAALTGKTRMVGKGPTVAYVAVTTQKGNGLAQPISTAINGAIHNGSYAQVLDRWGEDDEKITQSVVNPPGIGD
- a CDS encoding ABC transporter substrate-binding protein, with translation MQKQIAYIIAHSAATPRVLPSLLTRLLTGSLLLGTLSVTTIAQAAIDLKTNQQPIHAPKNVDAIAQIPADFKFVTPGKFTVAIATLGSSPPLAFLADDNKTVVGSEPDIARLVADSLGLELNIVPTSWEDWPLGVASGKYDAAIINITVTKERKEKFDFATYRIDSLGFYVKSTSKIQSIKEAKDIAGLKIIVGSGTNQEAVLLAWDKQNRANGLPAFQPIYVTDDAAANLSLQSGRSDAYFGPNVIGAYKAELTGKVKHVGTVNGGYPNVAHIAVTTRKSSGLVQPINTALNGVIKSGEYDKVLSRWGESIGRIERSEINPPGLGD
- a CDS encoding GNAT family N-acetyltransferase — protein: MSDDIFIVTQPEDPIVAPIIDGLFAEYEQRYGDFFGERESDPPGIYQQPHGIFIALLRQGIPIATGAFKRYDSTTAEIKRVWTDNSLRRQGLAGKVMHELEQHARRSGYLHFFLTTGFRQPEAVRLYLSHGYTPQFDTTIDPVTYSLPPYDGRLPFKKALFETATPRVTRQTEVDLITRHLKVC